In Neofelis nebulosa isolate mNeoNeb1 chromosome 10, mNeoNeb1.pri, whole genome shotgun sequence, one DNA window encodes the following:
- the LOC131486603 gene encoding LOW QUALITY PROTEIN: olfactory receptor 52N2-like (The sequence of the model RefSeq protein was modified relative to this genomic sequence to represent the inferred CDS: substituted 1 base at 1 genomic stop codon) has translation MYGVNSSSLTPRYFILNGIPKLEAAHTWISLTFCIMYIIAVLGNCGLIHLISHKEVLHRPMYYFLSLLSLTDANACTLHVPNTLCILCFNLKGIDFIAXLVRVFFIHMLTSMKCGVFMRMALDCYVAICYPLCYSTILTNTAITKVGFATCSRSVLLTIPFTFLITHLPFCRGNLIHHTYCDHMSLAKLSCGSIKIDAIYGLVAVILIAGFDIFCTCMSYTLIICAVVNLSSADACHKAFSTCTSHIGAIVITYVPAFFNFFTHHFGGRSIPHHVHIFIANLYMLLPPTLNPIVSEMKTKQIREGVIKLFFTEKDILSMS, from the coding sequence ATGTATGGAGTCAACAGCTCCAGCCTGACACCAAGATACTTCATTCTCAATGGGATTCCTAAACTGGAAGCTGCACACACCTGGATCTCCCTGACATTCTGCATCATGTACATCATTGCTGTCCTAGGGAACTGTGGGCTCATCCACCTCATTAGCCACAAGGAGGTCCTGCATCGGCCCATGTACTACTTCCTGTCCTTGCTGTCCCTTACAGATGCTAATGCATGTACTTTGCATGTCCCTAATACGTTATGTATCCTTTGTTTCAATCTCAAAGGGATCGACTTCATTGCCTGACTTGTGCGCGTGTTTTTCATCCACATGCTAACAAGTATGAAGTGTGGTGTGTTCATGCGTATGGCCTTGGATTGCTATGTGGCTATTTGCTATCCTCTGTGCTATTCtaccatcctcaccaacactgcaATTACCAAGGTTGGGTTTGCCACCTGCAGTAGAAGTGTGTTGCTCACAATCCCATTTACTTTCCTGATCACACATCTCCCCTTCTGCAGGGGAAACCTCATCCACCACACCTACTGTGACCACATGTCATTGGCTAAATTATCCTGTGGCAGCATCAAGATTGATGCTATCTATGGTCTAGTAGCTGTCATATTGATTGCAGGATTTGACATTTTCTGTACCTGCATGTCTTACACTCTGATTATCTGTGCTGTAGTAAATCTGTCATCTGCAGATGCTTGCCACAAAGCCTTTAGCACCTGCACATCACACATAGGTGCTATTGTTATCACCTATGTCCCAGCCTTCTTTAACTTCTTCACTCACCACTTTGGGGGACGCTCCATACCTCACCATGTTCATATTTTCATAGCCAACCTCTACATGTTGCTGCCTCCCACTTTGAATCCAATTGTCTCTGAAATGAAGACCAAGCAGATTCGTGAAGGAgtgatcaaattattttttacagagaaagataTTTTGAGTATGAGCTAA
- the LOC131488692 gene encoding olfactory receptor 52N2, whose product MCGENSSSLTPGFFILNGIPGLEAAHTWISLPFCFMYVIAVVGNCGLIYLISHEDALHRPMYYFLALLSFTDVTLCTTTVPNMLCIFWFNLKEIDFDACLAQMFFVHMLTGMESGVLMLMALDRYVAICYPLRYSIILTNPVIAKTGLATFVRGVLLIIPFTFLTKRLPYCRGNFIPHTYCDHMSVAKVSCGNFKVNAVYGLMVALLIGVFDICCISVSYTMILRAVVSLSSADARHKAFSTCTSHICAIVITYVPAFFTFFAHRFGGHNIPHHIHIIVANLYLLLPPTMNPIVYGVKTKQIREGVFKFLLGDKVVFTQDK is encoded by the coding sequence ATGTGCGGGGAAAACAGCTCCAGCCTGACCCCGGGATTCTTTATCTTGAATGGGATTCCTGGGCTGGAAGCTGCACACACCTGGATCTCCCTGCCATTCTGCTTCATGTACGTCATCGCTGTCGTGGGGAACTGCGGGCTCATCTACCTAATCAGCCACGAGGATGCCCTGCACCGGCCCATGTACTACTTCCTGGCCCTGCTCTCCTTCACAGATGTCACCCTGTGCACCACCACTGTACCCAATATGCTGTGCATATTCTGGTTCAACCTCAAGGAGATTGACTTtgatgcctgcctggctcagatGTTTTTCGTCCACATGCTGACTGGGATGGAGTCTGGGGTGCTCATGCTCATGGCCCTggaccgctatgtggccatctgctACCCCTTACGTTATTCTATCATCCTCACCAACCCTGTCATCGCCAAGACCGGTCTTGCCACCTTTGTGAGGGGTGTGCTGCTCATTATCCCATTCACTTTCCTCACCAAGCGTCTGCCCTATTGCCGGGGCAACTTCATTCCCCATACCTACTGTGATCATATGTCTGTGGCCAAGGTGTCCTGTGGCAATTTCAAGGTCAATGCTGTCTATGGTCTGATGGTTGCTCTCCTTATTGGCGTGTTTGACATCTGCTGTATTTCTGTGTCTTACACTATGATATTGAGAGCGGTAGTGAGCCTGTCATCTGCAGATGCTCGTCACAAAGCCTTTAGCACCTGTACATCCCACATATGTGCCATTGTGATCACTTATGTTCcagcttttttcactttttttgccCACCGTTTTGGAGGACACAATATCCCCCACCACATTCACATCATTGTAGCCAACCTTTACCTGCTCCTACCTCCTACAATGAACCCTATTGTTTATGGAGTCAAGACTAAGCAGATCCGAGAAGGTGTGTTCAAGTTTTTACTTGGAGACAAGGTTGTCTTTACTCAAGACAAATGA